One genomic segment of Alkalimarinus alittae includes these proteins:
- a CDS encoding DUF58 domain-containing protein, whose amino-acid sequence MFLFNRTNQTTANRSNSNKQNQPSKTGSVYCDVKSLMLLRFEAMSLSMPSARRAVRQQAGAHRSPFRGRGMEFSEVRLYQPGDDVRSIDWRVTARRQKPHTKLFHEERERPILIICDQSISQFFGSKTTFKSVRAAQSAALLAWMAIEKGDRVGGIVFSDSGHQEIKPARSRKAVMRFINVLADFNQALSIKSPNSNNQSFTLNDALLEAQRISKPGTLIFILSDFLDFNAVTEQHIQVLAKHNDVAAVRNYDELEMKLPPPGTYSVSDGSNTRTLDTQACSSQALYAEHIKAFNKHLRATMTRLGIPYIEQDTVEPTRDTVQKLMQFIN is encoded by the coding sequence ATGTTTCTGTTTAACCGCACGAATCAAACTACAGCCAACCGGTCAAATAGCAACAAGCAAAATCAGCCAAGCAAAACAGGGTCTGTGTACTGTGATGTTAAATCGCTGATGTTGCTTCGCTTTGAGGCTATGTCTCTTTCAATGCCGTCCGCAAGACGCGCAGTGAGGCAGCAAGCCGGTGCGCATCGCTCACCGTTTAGAGGGCGCGGCATGGAGTTTTCAGAAGTCCGACTGTATCAACCTGGCGATGATGTCAGAAGTATCGACTGGCGCGTGACTGCACGCAGGCAAAAACCGCATACCAAGCTTTTTCACGAAGAGCGCGAACGCCCTATCCTAATTATCTGTGATCAAAGTATTTCACAATTTTTTGGCAGCAAAACCACATTTAAATCTGTGCGCGCCGCTCAATCAGCCGCATTGCTTGCTTGGATGGCGATAGAAAAAGGCGACCGTGTTGGTGGCATTGTTTTTTCAGACAGCGGCCATCAAGAAATAAAACCAGCCAGAAGCCGAAAAGCGGTGATGCGATTTATTAATGTATTAGCCGACTTTAATCAAGCCTTATCCATTAAAAGCCCGAACTCGAATAACCAATCATTCACCCTTAATGATGCATTACTCGAAGCTCAACGAATTTCTAAGCCGGGAACACTGATATTTATACTCAGTGACTTTCTCGATTTTAATGCCGTGACAGAACAGCACATCCAAGTGCTCGCTAAACATAATGATGTGGCGGCTGTGCGTAACTATGATGAACTTGAAATGAAGCTACCTCCGCCGGGGACGTATTCAGTGAGTGACGGAAGTAACACCCGTACACTCGATACTCAGGCATGCTCATCTCAAGCGCTTTATGCAGAACATATTAAAGCATTCAATAAACATCTACGTGCCACAATGACGCGATTGGGTATCCCTTATATAGAGCAAGATACGGTAGAGCCAACGCGAGATACAGTGCAAAAACTAATGCAGTTCATCAACTAA
- a CDS encoding vWA domain-containing protein, whose product MLEFEWPWLLLLLFAPLLIKPQKIVVSKPTKALRIPFFSQLEAAGLTREGSTQHKKSKLLQALKVIAWVSLVVAVSRPQYVGELIEVPISGRDLMLAVDISPSMKEEDMILRGYQVTRLDVVKSVVSDFVDQRKGDRVGLILFGTQPYIQSPLSFDTVTVNTLLQEAFLGMAGRATAIGDAITLAVKRLRDRPQNSRVLILLTDGANTAGEIQPIKAAQLAAKENIKIYTIGIGAEEMIQRGFLGSRTVNPSRDLDEKTLQEIADTTGGQFFRARNTAELELIYEGINRLEPIEQEVRSYRPTRSYFHWPLAVSFLALLGIILTKLVAPKLQTLTRKTEG is encoded by the coding sequence ATGTTAGAATTCGAATGGCCTTGGCTACTGTTACTACTGTTCGCACCATTATTAATTAAACCTCAAAAGATCGTCGTATCAAAGCCAACAAAAGCACTGCGCATTCCTTTTTTCAGTCAATTAGAAGCAGCTGGTTTAACCCGTGAAGGCTCCACTCAGCATAAAAAGTCGAAGTTATTACAGGCGCTTAAAGTCATTGCTTGGGTCTCTTTAGTAGTTGCGGTCAGTCGTCCTCAATATGTTGGCGAGCTTATCGAGGTCCCCATATCGGGTCGTGATTTAATGCTTGCGGTTGATATTTCCCCTAGCATGAAAGAAGAAGATATGATTCTTAGAGGCTATCAAGTGACGCGCTTAGATGTAGTAAAGTCTGTAGTCAGCGACTTTGTAGATCAACGTAAAGGCGACCGAGTGGGCTTGATTCTATTTGGTACACAACCCTACATTCAATCGCCGCTCTCGTTCGATACCGTTACCGTCAATACACTACTGCAAGAGGCATTTTTGGGCATGGCAGGACGGGCAACTGCGATAGGTGATGCGATTACCCTAGCCGTTAAACGGCTAAGAGACCGCCCACAAAATAGCCGAGTGCTTATTTTACTGACGGATGGCGCTAACACGGCGGGTGAAATTCAGCCTATTAAAGCGGCCCAGTTAGCAGCCAAAGAAAACATCAAAATATATACTATCGGTATAGGCGCAGAAGAAATGATTCAACGGGGTTTCTTAGGCTCCAGAACGGTTAACCCATCTAGAGACCTTGACGAAAAAACCCTTCAAGAAATTGCCGACACCACAGGTGGTCAATTTTTTAGAGCCCGAAATACAGCCGAACTTGAGTTAATCTACGAAGGCATCAACCGCTTAGAACCGATTGAGCAAGAAGTCAGAAGCTACCGCCCAACCCGATCATACTTTCACTGGCCGTTAGCAGTCTCATTTTTAGCATTATTAGGCATTATCTTAACTAAGTTAGTCGCGCCAAAACTACAAACGCTAACCCGCAAGACGGAGGGGTAA
- a CDS encoding NAD-glutamate dehydrogenase, with protein MNHVTTDSKAVFLKQLADTFEGKLEKAEAKKVIDFVFQFFGGLPMEEITGKRFSDVYGAVLASWKFIQHHNLKQPKIRVFNPGLEEDGWQSTHTVVAVLHQNMPFLVDSIRMALNQRELTVHTIQHAVLESDRDRGGHLKKLLARDPKAESDKSESLMFIEVDRHNETANLDELKVALETVVKEVRVAVSDYEGMRENAEGLIKEFSKLPKSFSAEDIAEAGEFIKWMVADHFTFLGSVEYSYKRANGDVILEVVKDSQKGIMKSHTESHHRFKLADLPKRTQEHILKPDIFTFAKSSERSRVHRPAYPDYISVKKFNSKGEVVGERRFLGLYTAKVYNERPSEIPLLRRKTADVIARSGLNLADYGGKELDQILSVYPRDELFQINSDELFDVAMGILYVQERRKIRLFMREDAYGRFVSCLVYVPKEIYDTDLRRKMEKVLVEAVNGIDIDFITFFSESVLARTQFNIRVNPEESRELNVAELQDKIIAIAQSWQDGLTEALYEAHGEELANRYIHLYQNAFRSSYKEVFSPRRAVIDIDHIAAVSEGKALSMSFYRALEEDDKTIHFKLFHANQPVTLSDVLPIFENMGFRVIGEHPFETTDRTGKRVWIHDFTLSTYSNQVVDIHKVRDIFEQLFEKVWHGEAESDPFNRLVLAAYLNWRQIAMLRSYARYMRQLRVSNSQQFISNTLVNNVGLTEKILAFFDARFSLDKHASPVKRKAAQEKIEIDFNEGLDGVSNLSEDKILRLYIDLIKATLRTNYYQASPAGQDKTYMSFKLSPKTIPNMPLPVPMFEIFVYSPRIEGVHLRGGKVARGGLRWSDRYEDYRTEVLGLVKAQQVKNSVIVPVGAKGGFVAKKLPEGDREAFMKEGISCYQTFIRGLLDVTDNLVEGELVPPKQVVRHDEDDYYLVVAADKGTATFSDIANQISSDYNFWLRDAFASGGSYGYDHKKMGITARGAWVSVERLFREMGHNTATTDFTVVGIGDMAGDVFGNGLLRSKHAKLVAAFNHMHIFIDPNPDAAKSYVERKRLFELPRSSWEDYDSKLISKGGGIFNRSAKSIPISNEMKALLGVTSDRMPPNMLISHILKAQVDLIWIGGIGTYFKASTESHSDVGDKANDGLRIDGRDIRAKIVGEGGNLGFTQLSRIEYSLKGGCLNTDFIDNAGGVDCSDHEVNIKILLNEVVANGDLTEKQRNKILAEMTDEVAELVLKNNYRQTQAISIASSEAFPRIEEYRRLINTMEAAGKLNRSLEFLPDEEAIAERKALGKGLTRPELSVLISYVKGDLKELITNSTLPDDQCLSGEIELVFPEKLVKRFGQEVHNHKLRREIIATQIANDMVNHMGITFVDRLRQSAGSSSAAVALAYIIARDVFRLEHWWEQIEALDYNVSSATQIRMMNELMRLIRRACRWLLRNRRSELNVVANMEKFAKGIQDISSNLSNYLTGDPKVEWEETFNQLIEEGVPKDLAETVAGAGHLYSALGIIEAQDMSSSSISRVANVYFALGDRLDLSWFGQQLNILAPSTHWQALAREAFREDLDWQQRALTVGVLKMRNAPDDVEKRLDIWVDYHRDLIERWNVMLSELKTTTETEFSMYSVALRELLDLAQSTAHQVE; from the coding sequence ATGAACCACGTTACGACTGATTCTAAAGCTGTTTTTTTAAAGCAGTTAGCCGACACTTTTGAGGGAAAACTAGAAAAGGCGGAAGCCAAAAAGGTCATCGATTTTGTCTTCCAGTTTTTTGGCGGTTTGCCAATGGAAGAAATCACGGGTAAACGCTTTTCTGATGTTTATGGTGCCGTATTAGCGAGTTGGAAATTTATTCAGCATCATAACTTGAAACAACCCAAAATCCGGGTGTTCAACCCCGGCTTAGAAGAAGATGGTTGGCAATCTACGCATACTGTTGTTGCGGTGTTACACCAGAATATGCCGTTTTTAGTGGACTCAATTAGGATGGCGCTTAATCAGCGCGAACTGACGGTTCATACGATTCAACATGCAGTACTAGAGTCAGACCGGGATCGGGGGGGGCATTTAAAAAAATTACTGGCAAGAGACCCGAAAGCTGAGTCTGATAAGTCTGAATCTTTGATGTTCATAGAAGTTGATCGACACAACGAAACGGCTAATCTTGATGAGCTCAAGGTAGCACTCGAGACAGTGGTTAAAGAGGTTAGAGTAGCGGTATCCGACTATGAAGGGATGCGAGAAAATGCTGAAGGGTTAATTAAAGAGTTTAGTAAGCTGCCAAAATCTTTCTCCGCTGAAGATATTGCTGAAGCTGGAGAATTCATTAAATGGATGGTCGCTGATCACTTTACATTTTTGGGGTCGGTTGAATATAGCTACAAACGCGCAAACGGTGATGTCATTTTGGAGGTGGTTAAAGACTCTCAAAAAGGGATCATGAAAAGCCATACGGAGAGCCATCATCGTTTTAAGCTGGCAGATTTACCTAAGCGCACACAAGAACATATTCTAAAACCGGATATATTTACATTTGCTAAATCTTCCGAGCGCTCAAGGGTTCATCGTCCTGCTTATCCAGATTATATTTCGGTTAAAAAGTTTAATAGCAAGGGAGAGGTGGTTGGTGAGCGTCGATTCCTTGGCTTATATACGGCAAAAGTTTATAACGAACGCCCCTCTGAAATTCCATTGTTACGCCGAAAAACCGCCGATGTTATTGCGCGCTCAGGCTTGAATTTAGCGGACTATGGGGGTAAGGAACTCGATCAAATTTTATCAGTTTACCCTCGGGATGAGCTTTTTCAAATCAATAGTGATGAGCTATTTGATGTGGCGATGGGCATTTTGTATGTACAAGAGCGTCGTAAGATTCGCTTATTTATGCGCGAGGATGCTTACGGTCGATTTGTGTCCTGCTTAGTTTATGTTCCAAAAGAAATTTATGACACAGACCTCAGACGTAAAATGGAGAAGGTCTTGGTTGAGGCTGTCAACGGCATCGATATAGACTTTATTACATTTTTCTCTGAATCCGTGCTGGCTCGCACGCAGTTTAATATTCGCGTCAACCCAGAAGAAAGTCGGGAACTGAATGTGGCAGAGTTGCAGGACAAGATTATTGCGATTGCTCAATCTTGGCAAGATGGCCTAACCGAAGCGCTTTATGAAGCGCATGGAGAAGAATTGGCCAATCGATATATTCATTTATATCAGAACGCGTTTAGATCAAGCTATAAAGAAGTGTTTTCCCCTAGGCGAGCGGTAATTGATATCGACCACATCGCGGCGGTATCAGAAGGGAAGGCGCTTTCAATGAGCTTCTATCGGGCGCTCGAAGAAGACGATAAAACGATTCACTTTAAACTCTTTCATGCCAATCAACCTGTCACGTTATCTGATGTGTTGCCTATTTTTGAGAATATGGGGTTTAGAGTGATAGGAGAGCACCCCTTTGAAACAACAGATCGAACGGGAAAACGCGTTTGGATTCATGACTTTACACTCTCAACTTATTCAAATCAGGTTGTCGATATACATAAAGTCAGGGATATATTTGAGCAGTTGTTTGAGAAAGTGTGGCACGGCGAGGCTGAAAGTGATCCGTTCAACCGCCTGGTATTAGCGGCATATCTGAATTGGCGTCAAATAGCGATGCTAAGATCTTATGCTCGCTATATGAGACAGCTAAGGGTGAGTAATAGTCAGCAGTTTATTTCTAATACCTTGGTTAATAATGTCGGGCTAACAGAGAAAATTTTAGCCTTTTTTGATGCGCGCTTTTCACTCGATAAGCATGCGAGCCCTGTTAAGCGTAAAGCTGCTCAAGAGAAGATTGAAATTGACTTTAATGAAGGCTTAGATGGCGTATCAAACTTGAGCGAGGATAAGATACTTCGCTTATATATTGATCTTATCAAAGCGACATTGCGAACCAACTACTATCAGGCCTCGCCTGCAGGGCAAGATAAAACGTATATGTCGTTTAAATTAAGCCCTAAAACGATACCCAATATGCCGTTGCCTGTACCCATGTTTGAGATTTTTGTTTATTCGCCACGAATAGAAGGGGTGCATTTGCGAGGTGGAAAAGTCGCGCGGGGTGGTTTACGTTGGTCTGATCGTTATGAAGATTACCGTACAGAAGTGCTAGGGTTGGTTAAAGCGCAGCAAGTTAAAAACTCGGTTATTGTACCGGTGGGCGCAAAAGGCGGGTTTGTAGCTAAAAAGCTACCAGAGGGAGACAGAGAAGCCTTTATGAAAGAAGGTATCTCGTGTTACCAAACCTTTATTCGTGGACTATTAGATGTGACGGATAACTTGGTCGAGGGTGAATTAGTCCCCCCGAAGCAGGTTGTTAGACATGATGAAGATGATTACTACCTAGTGGTAGCGGCTGATAAGGGGACGGCTACGTTTTCAGATATTGCCAACCAGATATCAAGTGATTATAACTTTTGGCTTAGAGATGCGTTCGCGTCTGGTGGTAGTTATGGTTATGACCATAAAAAAATGGGAATTACAGCAAGAGGTGCTTGGGTATCGGTTGAGCGTTTGTTTAGAGAGATGGGCCATAATACAGCTACCACAGATTTTACGGTGGTGGGCATTGGTGATATGGCTGGTGATGTGTTTGGTAATGGGTTACTGCGTTCTAAGCATGCCAAACTGGTTGCAGCATTTAACCATATGCATATCTTTATTGACCCTAACCCAGATGCGGCCAAGAGTTATGTTGAACGAAAACGATTATTTGAATTGCCGCGCTCATCATGGGAAGACTACGACAGTAAACTGATTTCAAAAGGCGGAGGAATCTTTAATCGATCTGCTAAATCGATACCTATTAGTAATGAGATGAAAGCATTATTAGGGGTGACGAGTGACCGTATGCCTCCGAACATGTTGATCTCTCATATTTTAAAAGCGCAGGTTGATTTGATTTGGATAGGTGGCATTGGCACTTACTTTAAAGCCTCAACTGAATCCCATAGCGATGTAGGGGATAAGGCCAATGACGGCTTACGTATTGATGGTCGAGATATACGGGCTAAGATTGTGGGTGAAGGGGGCAACCTAGGCTTTACCCAATTGTCTCGTATTGAGTACAGTTTGAAAGGCGGCTGCCTGAATACTGACTTTATCGATAATGCAGGGGGCGTTGATTGCTCTGATCACGAGGTTAATATCAAAATTCTGTTAAATGAAGTTGTGGCCAATGGCGATTTAACGGAAAAGCAGCGTAATAAAATATTAGCCGAAATGACCGATGAAGTAGCAGAGTTGGTATTGAAAAATAACTACCGTCAAACGCAAGCTATTAGCATCGCAAGTTCCGAAGCGTTTCCCCGAATAGAGGAGTATCGGCGTCTTATTAACACCATGGAAGCCGCTGGCAAGCTTAACCGCTCGCTTGAGTTTTTACCTGATGAAGAGGCGATCGCAGAACGAAAAGCATTGGGTAAGGGGCTAACACGCCCTGAGCTGTCAGTGCTTATTTCGTATGTTAAAGGTGATTTAAAAGAACTGATTACCAACAGTACGTTACCTGATGATCAATGTTTGTCTGGCGAAATAGAATTAGTATTTCCAGAAAAATTGGTTAAGAGATTTGGTCAAGAAGTACATAATCACAAACTACGACGTGAAATTATCGCGACCCAAATAGCCAATGACATGGTCAACCATATGGGGATTACGTTTGTAGATCGACTAAGGCAGTCTGCAGGCTCTAGTTCAGCTGCGGTAGCGTTAGCCTATATTATCGCAAGAGATGTATTTAGGTTGGAGCACTGGTGGGAGCAGATAGAGGCGTTAGATTATAATGTTAGCAGTGCCACTCAAATCAGAATGATGAACGAGCTGATGAGGTTAATTCGTAGGGCTTGTCGTTGGCTGTTAAGAAATCGACGTAGTGAGCTAAATGTTGTTGCAAATATGGAGAAGTTTGCCAAAGGGATTCAGGATATATCGAGTAATTTGTCCAATTACCTAACGGGTGACCCTAAAGTTGAATGGGAAGAGACTTTCAATCAATTGATTGAAGAAGGTGTGCCAAAGGATCTTGCTGAGACCGTAGCTGGGGCAGGGCATCTTTACTCTGCTTTAGGGATTATTGAAGCACAAGATATGAGTAGTTCGTCTATCAGCCGTGTTGCGAATGTATATTTTGCACTGGGTGATCGCCTTGATTTAAGCTGGTTTGGACAGCAGCTTAATATTCTAGCGCCTTCAACTCACTGGCAGGCATTGGCTCGAGAAGCCTTTCGTGAAGACTTAGATTGGCAGCAGCGGGCATTGACTGTGGGTGTACTGAAAATGAGGAATGCACCGGATGACGTTGAGAAGCGTTTGGATATTTGGGTCGACTACCACCGAGACTTGATTGAACGCTGGAATGTGATGCTTTCAGAGCTGAAAACGACAACGGAGACGGAGTTTTCGATGTATTCGGTTGCCTTAAGGGAGTTGTTGGATCTAGCGCAGAGCACGGCTCACCAGGTTGAGTAG
- a CDS encoding lytic transglycosylase domain-containing protein — protein MNRSSLRSAIALCVAMMLATSALSQTVDPELRAALKRNVNESNSFEDRFDAEVWLVDMSGRLSRYIKDPSQRLQLLRKVHGEATKVGVEPELVLSVIHIESGFDRFAISRVGAQGLMQVMPFWKNEIGRPTDNLTNIDTNLRYGCTILKHYIDREKGDLIRALARYNGSLGKTWYPEKVLTAWEKYWFVNNI, from the coding sequence ATGAATAGAAGTAGCTTGAGATCGGCAATCGCCTTATGTGTGGCCATGATGCTCGCTACTTCTGCTTTAAGCCAAACGGTTGACCCTGAGTTACGCGCGGCATTAAAGCGTAATGTGAATGAATCAAATAGCTTTGAAGATCGCTTTGATGCAGAGGTTTGGCTAGTTGATATGTCAGGCCGATTAAGCCGATACATTAAAGACCCCAGCCAGCGACTCCAGCTTCTAAGAAAGGTCCACGGTGAAGCAACAAAAGTCGGCGTAGAGCCTGAGCTTGTTCTTTCAGTGATTCATATTGAGAGTGGTTTTGACCGATTTGCAATTTCTCGGGTGGGCGCACAAGGCCTCATGCAGGTCATGCCGTTCTGGAAAAATGAAATCGGCCGACCAACAGACAACCTCACTAACATCGATACCAATTTACGGTATGGCTGCACCATACTCAAACATTATATTGATCGTGAAAAAGGTGACTTGATAAGAGCACTAGCAAGATATAACGGCAGTCTTGGAAAAACTTGGTACCCAGAAAAAGTTTTAACCGCCTGGGAAAAATACTGGTTTGTAAACAACATCTAA
- a CDS encoding AAA family ATPase — protein sequence MTSQSTDQTENIAPIESAVPSQNAFKSLKQYLTQQIIGQEHLVDRLLIALLADGHLLVEGAPGLAKTKAIKELSKMLEGNFQRIQFTPDLLPSDVTGTEIYRPEDGQFHFQKGPIFHNLVLADEINRAPAKVQSALLEAMAERQVSVGKQTFMLDRLFLVMATQNPIEQEGTYPLPEAQLDRFLMHVKIDYPDAEAEKSILRLARQEYKEQDNTPIELEKIQQANIFEARNTVNQLYMAEAVEEYIVQLIIATREPGRYGDDLNRWIDFGASPRGTISLDRCAKAHAWLHGKDFVSPDDVRAVIHDTLRHRILITFEAEAEGITTDKIIDTLVERVPVA from the coding sequence ATGACGTCTCAAAGTACTGATCAAACTGAAAACATTGCGCCAATAGAAAGCGCCGTACCCTCTCAAAATGCATTTAAATCGCTTAAACAATATTTAACCCAGCAAATTATTGGCCAGGAGCACTTGGTAGACCGGTTATTAATCGCTTTATTAGCTGACGGTCACCTTTTAGTAGAAGGTGCGCCAGGGCTTGCAAAGACCAAAGCGATTAAAGAACTGTCTAAAATGCTCGAAGGTAATTTCCAACGAATTCAGTTTACACCTGATTTGCTACCATCTGATGTCACCGGCACTGAGATCTATCGTCCAGAAGATGGTCAGTTTCATTTCCAGAAAGGGCCTATTTTTCATAACTTGGTGTTAGCGGACGAAATAAACCGAGCGCCAGCAAAAGTACAATCAGCACTTCTTGAGGCAATGGCTGAACGACAAGTCAGTGTGGGCAAGCAAACCTTTATGCTTGATCGCCTATTCTTAGTGATGGCGACACAAAACCCAATTGAGCAAGAAGGGACATATCCTCTTCCAGAAGCTCAGCTCGACCGATTTTTAATGCATGTTAAAATTGACTACCCAGATGCCGAAGCAGAAAAATCTATTTTGCGGTTAGCTAGGCAAGAGTATAAAGAGCAAGACAACACGCCAATTGAGCTCGAAAAAATACAGCAAGCCAATATCTTTGAAGCACGCAATACCGTTAATCAACTGTATATGGCAGAAGCCGTTGAAGAATATATTGTGCAACTTATTATCGCGACCCGTGAGCCGGGGCGTTATGGAGATGATCTAAACCGTTGGATCGACTTCGGTGCAAGCCCACGAGGCACTATTTCATTAGATCGATGTGCTAAAGCGCATGCATGGTTACATGGCAAAGATTTTGTCAGCCCTGATGATGTTAGAGCCGTCATTCATGACACTCTTAGACATCGAATACTGATTACATTCGAGGCTGAAGCAGAAGGCATTACAACAGATAAGATAATCGATACGCTTGTTGAGCGTGTCCCTGTTGCCTAA
- a CDS encoding DUF2835 domain-containing protein has product MQKISIDLTISADEWLKVYRGSARTVSTTSLDGRKIQFPANILQKYVTHFGISGRFDIYFDDQGKFVSITKVI; this is encoded by the coding sequence ATGCAAAAAATTTCAATCGACCTCACCATATCTGCTGACGAATGGCTCAAAGTATACCGAGGCTCCGCCCGAACCGTGAGCACGACAAGTTTAGATGGGCGAAAAATTCAGTTTCCCGCCAATATCCTTCAAAAGTATGTCACCCATTTTGGTATATCAGGTAGGTTTGATATCTACTTTGATGATCAGGGGAAGTTTGTATCTATTACTAAAGTAATTTGA
- a CDS encoding DUF4381 domain-containing protein, translating to MTPEALLSQLKEIHEPAAIGLWPPAPGWWILIISTLFIITLMAYLIRSYVKKNAWKKDAKQAIAAIGQQINERSPQQTLHLINQLIKRIAIHQLNDPSIKALTGSAWHQFLVSFIEGSHRLSQEQLTLLSEGQYKQNMGADDEIQTEITVLLTALHNWIKEA from the coding sequence ATGACTCCTGAAGCGCTATTGAGTCAGCTAAAAGAAATACACGAACCTGCCGCCATTGGTCTTTGGCCGCCGGCACCTGGCTGGTGGATCCTCATCATTTCAACCTTATTTATCATCACATTAATGGCGTATTTAATCCGTTCATACGTTAAAAAGAATGCGTGGAAGAAAGACGCTAAGCAGGCAATCGCAGCGATTGGCCAACAGATTAATGAGCGCTCCCCTCAACAAACGCTTCACCTCATAAACCAATTAATTAAGCGCATCGCTATTCACCAGCTTAATGACCCATCAATAAAGGCATTAACGGGCAGTGCTTGGCACCAATTTTTAGTCTCATTTATAGAGGGCTCTCATCGCTTGAGTCAAGAGCAGCTAACACTGCTATCAGAAGGTCAATACAAACAAAACATGGGCGCTGATGATGAAATACAGACAGAAATCACCGTTCTCCTAACCGCACTACACAACTGGATAAAGGAGGCCTAA
- a CDS encoding proline--tRNA ligase, with translation MRASRYLIATLKETPADAEVISHQLMLRAGMIRKLASGLYTWLPMGLRVLRKVENIVREEMDKADAQELLMPAIQPAELWQESGRWQEYGGELLRVKDRHNRDFCVGPTHEEVITDLIRNELSSYKSLPATFYQVQTKFRDERRPRFGIMRSREFIMKDAYSFHIDQASLDETYQLMYQTYTNIFTRLGLDFRAVQADSGSIGGSASHEFHVLADSGEDDIAFSSNSDFSANIEMAEAIAPAGERAAPSADMQEVATPDQKTIDDIANLLNVAANTIVKTLIVKGVENEEGQTPLVALVIRGDHTLNEIKAEKIDGIASPLCFASDEEVKAATGCSTGSLGPVSLNLRTIIDRSAAHLSDFVCGANKEGIHLTGVNWERDCPVGEIADLRNVVEGDPSPDGKGTIEIKRGIEVGHVFKLGNKYSTAMNATVLDINGKASIMEMGCYGIGVSRIVAASIEQNNDENGIIWPDAIAPFHIAIIPINMHKSEAVAEKCEHLYQELTAAGYDVLLMDEEKARLGGMLANVELIGIPHRIVIGDRGLESGKIEYKGRQDADKQEVASDEIVNLLSSKITLS, from the coding sequence ATGCGCGCTAGTCGTTATCTTATTGCAACACTCAAGGAAACCCCTGCTGACGCTGAAGTGATCAGTCATCAGTTAATGCTCAGAGCAGGCATGATCAGAAAACTTGCCTCTGGTCTTTATACTTGGTTACCCATGGGGCTGCGCGTACTCCGTAAAGTCGAAAATATCGTTCGCGAAGAAATGGATAAAGCGGACGCACAAGAATTATTAATGCCCGCTATACAGCCTGCTGAGTTATGGCAAGAATCGGGGCGTTGGCAGGAATACGGCGGTGAGCTGCTACGCGTAAAAGACAGACATAATCGTGATTTCTGCGTTGGCCCCACTCACGAAGAGGTCATTACTGACCTTATTCGTAATGAGTTAAGCAGCTACAAATCACTGCCTGCTACGTTTTATCAAGTACAAACAAAGTTCCGTGATGAGCGCCGCCCTCGCTTCGGCATCATGCGCTCACGCGAGTTCATCATGAAAGACGCCTATTCATTTCATATCGACCAAGCGTCTCTTGATGAGACTTATCAACTGATGTATCAGACCTATACCAATATATTTACCCGTCTAGGGCTAGATTTTAGAGCGGTACAGGCAGATTCAGGCAGTATCGGTGGCAGCGCATCACATGAGTTTCATGTATTGGCTGATTCAGGTGAAGACGATATCGCCTTTAGTTCAAACAGCGATTTTTCGGCCAACATCGAAATGGCAGAAGCTATCGCACCTGCGGGCGAGCGTGCGGCGCCTTCAGCAGACATGCAAGAAGTCGCAACCCCTGATCAAAAAACCATCGACGATATCGCCAACTTACTCAATGTTGCGGCCAACACCATTGTTAAAACACTGATCGTAAAAGGGGTTGAAAACGAAGAAGGTCAAACGCCGTTAGTGGCCCTAGTAATACGTGGCGATCATACATTAAACGAAATTAAAGCAGAGAAAATTGACGGCATTGCATCACCGCTTTGCTTTGCGTCTGATGAAGAAGTAAAAGCAGCAACAGGCTGCTCAACAGGTTCTTTAGGCCCTGTTTCACTAAACCTCAGAACCATCATTGATCGCAGCGCAGCGCATCTATCTGACTTTGTTTGTGGTGCGAATAAAGAAGGCATCCACTTGACTGGCGTTAACTGGGAAAGAGACTGCCCTGTCGGCGAAATCGCAGATCTACGTAACGTCGTTGAAGGCGACCCTAGTCCTGATGGAAAAGGCACTATTGAGATCAAACGAGGCATCGAAGTCGGTCACGTATTTAAGCTAGGCAACAAATACAGCACCGCAATGAATGCAACCGTATTAGATATCAACGGTAAAGCTTCAATTATGGAAATGGGATGCTACGGTATTGGTGTTTCTCGTATAGTTGCAGCCTCAATAGAGCAAAACAATGACGAGAACGGCATCATCTGGCCTGACGCAATTGCACCGTTCCATATCGCCATTATCCCAATTAATATGCATAAGTCTGAAGCCGTTGCTGAAAAGTGTGAGCATTTATATCAAGAACTCACCGCAGCGGGCTACGATGTATTGTTAATGGATGAAGAAAAGGCGCGTTTAGGGGGCATGTTAGCTAACGTTGAGCTGATAGGTATTCCACACCGTATCGTCATCGGTGACAGAGGGCTTGAGAGCGGTAAGATCGAATATAAAGGCCGCCAAGATGCAGACAAACAAGAAGTAGCGAGTGATGAAATCGTTAACCTATTGTCGTCTAAAATCACCTTAAGCTAA